The following DNA comes from Nicotiana sylvestris chromosome 10, ASM39365v2, whole genome shotgun sequence.
CTCTGGTATATAAAATACAGACATGTGGGTGTCTCTGTCAAAAATTAGCTGTAAACAGGTTCGAGGTTTGGCACATTCCTTAATGCCCCAAATGGAACACTGAGTTTTTAGAAAATTTTGGCAGATTTCTTTCTTCTGGCTCCCATCTACCAGTATGCGCATTCGGCAGGTTTATGAtgttaattaaaaaattaaaatttgttaTGATgctaatttcttttatatttttgaaacATTAGTTAAATAAGTCTTAGGCCTCTAAAAAATGTGTTAGACAGCTAATTTACAAAAACATATGTCAACTTGATACTGAAGCAGTATAACTTTAATCTGTTGGTCTGGCGGTCATCAGTCAACAAGATACACAGGTAAGGAGTCTAGTAGTTACTCATCGTGATATATGGACTACAACAacacaacatacccagtattatcccacacggtggggtctggggagggtagtgtgtacgcagaccttacccctaacttgtgaggatagagagggtCGTGATATATGGACTATCTGGATCAAACAAAAGGACAATCGAACGCGTAGAATCAAAAACTTATCTAAAGaacaaacccccccccccccccaaaaaaaaaataaaaaaataaaatgaggttGTAGTTTAAAAGAAATAGGTCCGTTGTGGTTTCAAAATACACCTGCTTTCCTTAAGAGTCTTATGTAGCATACGTGTTGCAGCCTTGTTTGTTTGCCTCACACAAATTAATTTGTTCGTTTCTTGGTTTTGTGTAACAAAACTTTCTTCTCTCAAATCTTTTATCCATCAAGTGATTCTTACAATTCTATATAAAGTGGCAGCTCTTGTTAACTTGGAGAGGAAAAAAGATATGTTGACAAGGAAGTAGGTATTAGGATGGGTTAACTATGTGTCACAAATGTTGAAATTTTATACCAACATGCTACAAAGTAGGAATGAGTATCTTGGAAAATTTGGGAGATACCAGATCATTACATCATGATCATATAAGGTGGTAACTCTTGGTAAAATATATACTTatctcaaaaaaagaaaaaactcgAAGTAACATATTAAATCTATTTCACAAGTCATAATACGCTTAAACACCAAAGCTGACTAAAAAACTATTACCAATGCCCCCAGGGGTTTGGTTCAAGGGCAATGCATTTTAACACATTATGTGTGGTAGGCAACGTTACGAGTTCGAACTCTGCTAAGGAATgtaactaagtttgtttttaAGGTAGATGGAGGAGGACTCATTATCCACTGAGTTTTAAAGCTGGAAGCTGCGGTTCTTGATTATTTCTATAAAAGGACAGTTACCAACATCTTATAGGGTAGAAAAGCCAGTCTATCTTAACATGATATGGAATTAGTTTTTCATTACAATGTAATAATATGGACTGAAACTCTATGGTTGACCATGCTCCTTTTTCCGATGTCTAAATTTATGGTAATTTCACATTGGGCGCTGTCAGAGGTAGCAAGTTAATGTGCTTAAAGAATCAATTCTGTTACTGCTTCTGAAACATTTGGCTTATTGGTTTCAGCCAATGCTCTTTTACTAATGCCACCATTCTGGATGTTTCATTTCTACTGCTAATTTTGCTTATTTTTCGCTTGGTAGATGCGATCTTGAGGCCATTTTCATTTTCACCCACAATGGAGGTATGCATTTGCTGTTCTCCACTATCTGCATTCTTTTGATGTTTGTTAGTGTAAATCCAGCTTTCTTATGACAATGAATTTTTTATAGGGAACATCAACTGCTAGGGATGGTGGAGGCTCAACTTCATCCCGATCTGACAATAGTGATTGTGATTCAATCACCAAGTCCCATTCGTCTCATCGTAGCTTCCCAAGTCGCCGTTTCTTTATGTCTAAACCCATACATCCTCTGTCAATTCCAACTGAAACACCTAGAAGAGAAGCTATTGACAGCTTCTCACCTGGTTTTTTAGAACTTGATACCTCAACACCGCAAAGAGATAAACACCGCTTGAGCAGTGCTAGTGGCAGTCTTGACCTGACAGAGGCTTCTGAATCCTTTCAATCTGAATTCCTAAGTAAACCTTGTAACCCTTCAGATGGCTTCAGATGCGGGTTATGCGAGAGGTTTCTCTCGCAGAGATCGCCTTGGAGTTCCCGACGAATTGTGAGAAGTGGAGATATGCCAGTTGCTGGGGTTCTTTCATGTCTCCATGTATTTCATGCTGAATGTTTGGAGCAAACTACACCAAAATCATGTAAAAGTGATCCTCCGTGCCCCATCTGCTCCAAGCTCGAAGATGGTAGTTCTCCGGAGCAGCGACCTTTTTCCAAGTTCTTTCCTAGGCTTAAAACGTTCAATGAAGATGGACCGTCCAAGCCTTGGGGCTGTGCTTATTCTGGAGATTGTGTTGAAGGGGCCTTGCAAGCACCATCTCGGAGCACTATGCTCTCACTAAACAAGAACCGGTTTAGGAAGAATCTTTCTTTGAAGGGTAATTCGGGAAAGGAATTTCCAGGGAAATTAAgaaaaactaatacattttcgTCTCAGCTATTTATTGGCTCGGTTGATCATGCTGTGGTGGGATCTTCAAAAGCAACAAGTTCCGGGAAGAAGTAACAATGGAATTTTGTATATAATTGCAGGCTGATTTCCATGGCCTTCGGCCTTTTAAAGCTAATCCTGTTTATTGAATCAGATTGTTTAGTGGCTTAATCATGTTGTCAAATGTAATGTAGAGGAAATTTTATTTGCACTTAAAGGACATCAAACAAATTGCATGCTTTGTTGTAAGTTTAAAACTGGTCTTGATCATTGTATCAGAATTTGTATACCTAATGTGGTGAAAATTGTGATTTGCTAGTTGTAGGCATCAATTGGCCTATCTTTTGTGCATCAAGTGCATGATTTACTTGAAAAGTTGAATCTGTGTTTCATGGTTTGCAATTTTTGCCATGAAACTTTGGTTAGAATTCCACCTGTATTGTGTTTATGCGGTATCTTTTGGCTGATTGATCGACTCGTTATTTTCCATATACAAAGTTGCATTTAATGATAGTTGCATATAGGGGTGGCAATTTGGTCCACACTCATTTGACTTGCTGAATCGGCCCAAGGTTGGGTTGGTCATTGACTCGTTTATTTGTTGAATTCAATCCATTTTGACTGGGCCGGTTGGCGGGTCATTGACTTGTCCATTTGTTGAGCTCAGTCTATTTTAACCCAATTTATTTCggaaattttacctcctatagtgAAGATATACATCCTATTTACGGAAAAGGCTTAAATATGCCTCTGTACTATtgaaaaaggtttaaaaataccTTTCATTCACCTATTAGGCTAAAAATACTCCTTCATACCTCTTTGGTTCACTTGTGCCCTTTGACCGTTAGGTCAGTgttgaattaaaaataataattatttaaattccaTGTGGCAAGTTCTTATTGGCCAAAATTAAAACATCTAACACATTAGATAGACCCACCCATATCTACTAGTTTTTCGTACTAACCCGCTTCAAATACTAGCCCGACCCAAACaaaaaattcaacaaaaaaaaagaggccCCAAAATCTGCCAAAATCGTGACATAGAAAGAAATCcaaaatctacaaagtatttcgCTACCAACTCGTCGCTACATCAAGTGAGCTCCAAGAAGATTGATATTTTTCTCCAAAGTGTTCCAAAAATGTTAAGATCCAGTTCCTCAATGCTTGGAAATGCAGAATATCCGGAAGCACCTACTTGGGAACTTACTCATATAAGCTCTTTACTAGCACCGCGTCGTTAGGAAGAACAAACTGGTAATGTTGCCACGCGGGgtgtctttcttttctttcttttttttttttaaaaaaaaaattttagaACTTTTTATTCGGGTCAGGTTACTGTTGGGGCGGGTTAGTGATCGTGcgcaactatgccttataaaaaggacacacggatgttgcaaatataatctgagtatttagcccagtgtcaaacccacaaggaattaacctatcaattacttctcgttagacttactaaattccacggaatcaacttcccaaacgttgTAAATAAGAATTGAGGGTATTTCTACTAACTACAAATGAATGTAACTAAACAACTGAAAAACTAACTATGAttgagttgtaaacaattaagagaaggttctaaggttatgatttcccctattgatggaatcccttccggttataCTTCACATAGAATCACCAAATCATATCTATCAATCATAAGCACTCCTATtatcgtaaatctctcccgagtaatcacgataatttactagacgcactctcccgagatacacgaGCTGACTTTGTTTATTACGGCTCACTTTAGATTGCaaccaaggcttcgttatccctaaagccgcctttaaacccgcagttattgatccctcatatattttgggagtggtgttgttcaacaattgcctaaatatgcactctctcccgagttatgcacactaaataggcacaactaattgaggatcctgtcaattaactacaacaagcacatagttgaacaaatagagattaaatcaggcaaactatattaacgtaacaagaagttcatccttcaataggttccatcaaaaacttagactaaatatttagctactcatactatgGTTCATCATAACAATATTCAAATTCATCACAAatcataaaaacaaaaggaagaaaggaagaactcgatgttgaattatcctccttgcctcttgcctctcgtTTTCTTGAACTAAGCTATGAAAACCTTGATAATAATCTCTTGGGTGAGCTAGACCTTCTATAGGTTAAGTGGATTTGCCCCTGAACGTCCAATTTTACCCCTGAAATTTATTTTTCCGGAActgggctagcgcggtcgcgctaatgGACGCGCTAGTGACCGCGCATATGCCCTATCATTCTGCCTCGACCATctgggctagcgcggtcgcgctagtccAGGTCTTCATTTCATCACTTCTTTCTCTCGTCTTCCCACGTACTCAGCTC
Coding sequences within:
- the LOC104210049 gene encoding uncharacterized protein isoform X2 encodes the protein MVPNPSDAILRPFSFSPTMEGTSTARDGGGSTSSRSDNSDCDSITKSHSSHRSFPSRRFFMSKPIHPLSIPTETPRREAIDSFSPGFLELDTSTPQRDKHRLSSASGSLDLTEASESFQSEFLSKPCNPSDGFRCGLCERFLSQRSPWSSRRIVRSGDMPVAGVLSCLHVFHAECLEQTTPKSCKSDPPCPICSKLEDGSSPEQRPFSKFFPRLKTFNEDGPSKPWGCAYSGDCVEGALQAPSRSTMLSLNKNRFRKNLSLKGNSGKEFPGKLRKTNTFSSQLFIGSVDHAVVGSSKATSSGKK
- the LOC104210049 gene encoding uncharacterized protein isoform X1, with protein sequence MGPHEPYWRTNSSFSPAPSRWDFRFQPEALSFGSNDGVQLYGSSASSNSRESRGWVRGNQLANHQYLVSDGGVGAYYSSPSDISPAQQWTPPAIQEINVDNYGTSRRDAILRPFSFSPTMEGTSTARDGGGSTSSRSDNSDCDSITKSHSSHRSFPSRRFFMSKPIHPLSIPTETPRREAIDSFSPGFLELDTSTPQRDKHRLSSASGSLDLTEASESFQSEFLSKPCNPSDGFRCGLCERFLSQRSPWSSRRIVRSGDMPVAGVLSCLHVFHAECLEQTTPKSCKSDPPCPICSKLEDGSSPEQRPFSKFFPRLKTFNEDGPSKPWGCAYSGDCVEGALQAPSRSTMLSLNKNRFRKNLSLKGNSGKEFPGKLRKTNTFSSQLFIGSVDHAVVGSSKATSSGKK